The Streptomyces avermitilis MA-4680 = NBRC 14893 genome contains a region encoding:
- a CDS encoding DUF4097 family beta strand repeat-containing protein, with amino-acid sequence MQKFDTPAPVSAVVDIPAGRIQFIAADRADTTIEVLPANAAKSRDVKAAEEITVSYSDGVLRIGAPQAKNRALGHSGSVEVTVQLPAGSHIEAKAAAAEFRGVGRLGDVVFAGGYRSVKLDEAASARLTGLDADITVGRLNGPGEISTQKGDLNIAEAARGTLTLSTQMGDIVVGAARGVSAALDAGTSYGRINNTLQNTDGAAAGLTIHATTAHGDITARSL; translated from the coding sequence ATGCAGAAGTTCGACACCCCCGCCCCGGTCTCCGCCGTCGTCGACATCCCCGCGGGACGCATCCAGTTCATTGCCGCCGACCGGGCCGACACCACCATCGAGGTCCTGCCCGCGAACGCCGCCAAGAGCCGCGATGTGAAGGCAGCCGAAGAGATCACGGTCTCCTACAGCGACGGCGTCCTGCGGATCGGGGCCCCGCAGGCCAAGAACCGGGCCCTCGGACACTCCGGATCCGTCGAGGTCACCGTCCAGCTGCCCGCCGGCTCCCACATCGAGGCGAAGGCGGCCGCCGCCGAATTCCGCGGCGTCGGACGACTCGGTGACGTCGTCTTCGCGGGCGGCTACCGCTCGGTCAAGCTCGACGAGGCCGCAAGCGCCCGCCTCACCGGCCTCGACGCCGACATCACGGTCGGCCGCCTGAACGGGCCCGGCGAGATCAGCACCCAGAAGGGCGACCTGAACATCGCCGAGGCCGCCCGCGGCACGCTCACGCTGAGCACCCAGATGGGCGACATCGTCGTCGGTGCCGCCCGCGGAGTCTCCGCCGCCCTGGACGCCGGCACCTCCTACGGCCGGATCAACAACACGCTCCAGAACACCGACGGGGCGGCCGCCGGCCTGACCATCCACGCGACCACCGCCCACGGCGACATCACCGCCCGCAGCCTCTGA
- a CDS encoding GbsR/MarR family transcriptional regulator → MPGGRLTQEERQQIALGLADGLAYAEIARGIDRPTSTVTREVMRNGGPTAYRADLAHRATEHRAHRRRQAAPRDPKAPPQPYGRDEEAVREYEEVFTTVIMASGAPKMMSRVLACLFTTDAGSLTASELAQRLQVSPASISKAIAFLESQGLVRRERDERRRERYVVDDDVWYQSMMASARSTAQLVETSRQGVSILGPGTPAAIRLENIARFLDFVSESIARAAEQAREILHTKPGTTPDSTT, encoded by the coding sequence ATGCCGGGAGGCAGACTCACCCAGGAGGAACGCCAGCAGATCGCGCTGGGACTGGCCGACGGCCTCGCCTACGCGGAGATCGCCCGAGGCATCGACCGTCCGACCTCGACGGTCACGCGTGAGGTGATGCGCAACGGCGGCCCCACCGCCTACCGCGCCGACCTCGCCCACCGCGCCACCGAACACCGCGCCCACCGGCGCAGGCAGGCCGCGCCCCGGGACCCGAAGGCGCCCCCGCAGCCCTACGGACGCGACGAGGAAGCGGTGCGCGAGTACGAGGAGGTGTTCACCACCGTCATCATGGCTTCGGGCGCGCCCAAGATGATGTCCCGGGTGCTGGCCTGTCTCTTCACCACCGACGCGGGCAGCCTCACCGCGTCCGAACTCGCCCAGCGCCTTCAGGTCAGCCCGGCGTCCATTTCCAAAGCGATCGCGTTCCTGGAGAGCCAGGGCCTCGTCCGCCGGGAACGCGACGAACGCCGCCGAGAGCGCTACGTCGTCGACGACGACGTCTGGTACCAGTCCATGATGGCCAGCGCCCGCTCCACCGCCCAACTCGTCGAAACCTCACGGCAGGGCGTCAGCATCCTCGGCCCCGGCACCCCCGCCGCCATCCGCCTCGAGAACATCGCCCGCTTCCTCGACTTCGTCTCCGAAAGCATCGCCCGCGCCGCGGAACAGGCCCGCGAAATCCTCCACACGAAACCCGGAACAACCCCAGACAGCACCACCTGA
- a CDS encoding PP2C family protein-serine/threonine phosphatase: MRPELDYRLLFGATPSPYLVLAPDLVIVDVNEAYLRATGRTREDLVGQHVFEAFPDNPADPDADGVRNLGASLERVLATGSADVMAVQKYDIPVVARPGVFEERWWSPVNTPVVDRDGHVAWIIHRVEDVTAFVQARRFRSRGEGGRLSEREEGMEAELYARARELQRLNEELRAAHAREREVAVTLQEAMLHSPDLARHENVAVRYLPAIGSLNVCGDWYDTVDLTEGRFTVAVGDVVGHGLEAATIMGMLRSALSAASRGVAGPAQALEVLGMYARSVEGALAATAVTVLIDSRSKLLVYSSAGHPPPVLLHADGTCELLDKATDPPLGARPEPVPRPQASAPYRRGDALVLYTDGLIERRGEDIDTGLDRLGETLGGLTDLVPERLADALLAGLGVAGGGRDDIALVVVRL; encoded by the coding sequence GTGAGGCCCGAGCTGGACTACAGGTTGCTGTTCGGCGCGACGCCGAGCCCGTATCTGGTGCTGGCGCCAGATCTGGTGATCGTGGATGTCAATGAGGCGTATCTGCGGGCGACCGGCCGTACCCGGGAGGACTTGGTCGGCCAGCATGTGTTCGAGGCGTTCCCGGACAACCCGGCCGACCCGGATGCCGACGGGGTGCGGAATCTGGGGGCCTCGTTGGAGCGGGTACTGGCCACGGGGTCCGCGGACGTGATGGCGGTGCAGAAGTACGACATCCCCGTGGTCGCGCGGCCGGGGGTGTTCGAGGAGCGCTGGTGGTCGCCGGTGAACACCCCCGTTGTTGACCGGGACGGGCATGTGGCGTGGATCATCCACCGGGTGGAGGACGTGACCGCGTTTGTGCAGGCCCGCCGCTTTCGGAGCCGCGGGGAGGGCGGGCGGCTGTCCGAGCGGGAGGAGGGGATGGAGGCCGAGCTGTATGCCCGGGCCCGTGAGCTGCAGCGGCTGAATGAGGAGTTGCGGGCGGCGCACGCGAGGGAGCGGGAAGTCGCGGTCACATTGCAGGAGGCGATGCTGCACTCCCCGGATCTGGCCCGTCATGAAAATGTGGCGGTGCGGTACCTGCCTGCGATCGGCTCTTTGAACGTGTGCGGCGACTGGTACGACACCGTTGACCTGACCGAGGGGCGGTTCACCGTTGCCGTCGGTGACGTCGTCGGGCACGGTCTGGAGGCCGCCACCATCATGGGCATGCTCCGCAGCGCCCTGTCTGCGGCGAGCCGGGGGGTGGCCGGGCCCGCCCAGGCCTTGGAGGTGCTGGGCATGTACGCCCGCTCGGTGGAGGGCGCACTCGCGGCCACCGCGGTCACGGTGCTCATTGACTCCCGGTCGAAACTGCTGGTCTACTCCAGCGCCGGCCACCCTCCGCCGGTGCTCTTGCACGCCGACGGCACGTGCGAACTGCTGGACAAGGCCACCGATCCGCCGCTGGGTGCGCGGCCCGAGCCTGTGCCGCGCCCGCAGGCCAGCGCCCCTTATCGCCGTGGTGACGCCCTCGTCCTGTACACCGACGGGCTGATCGAGCGCCGGGGGGAGGACATCGACACCGGCCTGGACCGGCTCGGGGAAACGCTGGGCGGCTTGACCGACCTCGTTCCCGAGCGGCTTGCGGACGCCCTGCTCGCGGGGCTCGGCGTCGCCGGTGGCGGCCGCGACGACATCGCCCTGGTCGTCGTCCGCCTCTGA
- a CDS encoding SDR family oxidoreductase: MRDIGSVGGHSSPPGTPLRGRVAVVTGAARGVGEALAQRLSAAGMLVALLGREEETLRRAAASLPNRNIYVEADVTDHAALEDAARHVDNELGPASVVVANAGIAAGGPFTRTAADLWQRVIDVNLVGSANTARAFLPQLTHTRGYFLQIASTAAFGSAPMMSAYCASKAGAESFAQALRGEVERDGITVGIAYLHWTGTAMVAGIDDHPVLQALRRNQPRFARRVHTPAQVADWLTTGITHRAHHIYAPPWLRWCQPLRPLFPAVVARITRRELRTRSHTELAADVTVLGAGGLADWNSFLSRKHL; encoded by the coding sequence ATGCGTGACATCGGTAGTGTCGGCGGGCACAGCTCCCCTCCTGGCACACCACTGCGCGGACGGGTCGCAGTCGTGACCGGCGCCGCACGCGGAGTCGGTGAGGCCCTGGCACAGCGCCTGTCCGCCGCCGGAATGCTCGTCGCACTGCTCGGGCGCGAGGAGGAGACCCTGCGGCGGGCGGCCGCCTCCTTGCCGAACCGAAACATCTACGTCGAAGCCGACGTCACCGACCACGCCGCGCTCGAGGACGCCGCCCGACATGTGGACAACGAACTGGGCCCGGCAAGCGTGGTCGTAGCCAACGCCGGCATCGCCGCCGGCGGTCCATTCACCCGCACCGCGGCCGACCTGTGGCAGCGGGTCATCGATGTCAACCTCGTCGGATCCGCCAACACCGCCAGAGCCTTCCTCCCGCAGCTCACCCACACCCGCGGCTACTTCCTCCAGATCGCCTCCACGGCCGCCTTCGGCTCCGCACCCATGATGAGCGCCTACTGCGCCTCCAAAGCCGGCGCAGAATCCTTCGCCCAGGCACTGCGCGGCGAGGTCGAGCGCGACGGCATCACCGTCGGCATCGCCTATCTCCACTGGACCGGCACTGCCATGGTCGCCGGCATCGACGACCACCCCGTCCTGCAAGCCCTGCGACGGAACCAGCCCCGCTTCGCACGCCGAGTCCACACCCCCGCCCAGGTCGCCGACTGGCTCACCACCGGCATCACCCACCGCGCCCACCACATCTACGCACCACCCTGGCTGCGCTGGTGCCAGCCTCTGCGGCCGCTCTTCCCCGCGGTCGTCGCCCGGATCACCCGGCGCGAACTGCGGACCCGTTCCCACACCGAGCTGGCAGCCGACGTCACGGTCCTGGGCGCCGGCGGTCTCGCCGACTGGAACTCCTTCCTGTCCCGCAAACACCTCTAG
- a CDS encoding RNA polymerase sigma factor, which yields MDGAERLRGGPAAAVRDPQLFEEFYRRHVDAVMRFVARRVDDPHTAADLTAEIFLAVLDSVHTYRPHLGSETAWLYGIARNVVSSERRRVAREAERDLRFSGRRLLEADDIVRLEDRLDAESPGRHALAALARLPEGERAVMELVAVDQLTVTEAAAALGIRQVTARVRLHRARKALREEADVKAAKTNPVAAQASSPGAETPDASLLYVTRGEA from the coding sequence GTGGATGGCGCGGAACGGTTACGGGGTGGGCCCGCCGCAGCAGTACGTGACCCGCAGCTCTTCGAAGAGTTCTACCGGCGGCACGTGGACGCGGTGATGCGTTTCGTGGCCCGGCGCGTCGACGACCCGCACACCGCGGCCGACCTGACGGCCGAAATCTTCCTCGCCGTCCTCGACTCGGTCCATACCTATCGCCCACACCTCGGCAGCGAGACTGCCTGGCTGTACGGCATCGCGCGCAACGTCGTGTCGTCGGAGCGCCGCCGGGTCGCGCGGGAGGCGGAACGCGATCTGCGCTTCTCCGGACGGCGGTTGCTGGAGGCTGACGACATCGTCCGCCTTGAGGACAGGCTCGACGCGGAGAGCCCCGGCCGGCATGCCCTGGCGGCGCTGGCGAGACTTCCCGAGGGCGAGCGGGCCGTCATGGAGCTCGTCGCGGTGGATCAGCTCACGGTCACGGAGGCGGCGGCCGCGCTGGGCATACGCCAGGTCACGGCCCGGGTCCGGCTGCACCGGGCGCGCAAGGCCCTGCGGGAGGAGGCGGACGTCAAGGCCGCGAAGACGAATCCCGTGGCCGCGCAGGCAAGCTCCCCGGGAGCGGAGACGCCGGACGCATCGCTGTTGTACGTCACAAGGGGAGAAGCATGA
- a CDS encoding acyltransferase family protein — protein sequence MSAGLSRLGWLDALRGIAALVVVFDHSSYAFMAEFRRELMPQFNTSRYGIMVFFLVSGYIIPASLERRGCVRTFWIGRVFRMYPLWAVAVTAVLALHLMGIAEIRTGLGRQSLAAVTVAHVTLLQELLGTPSLLLVLWTLSYEMAFYLLVVALFTVRLHRRSAAVAVTLAVLAAVCGTAGVVLPVSALSGAVGTGPLVAVASITMVVALCCASAVSPALRVFGGVLGGVLALVLAPFNGTVPLWEGLVILAVMFLGTAAYRAEHGQSTWRYAACTAVVVVACAVGSAYRYGDGPHFTRRGWIVAFLLAVLTFGAGLALRRRRVPRWLTGLGTISYSVYLVHPVLLAVTDGTIGRWRRDNLMLEVAFFAVLLPLCVLTYRYIEAPSQTWGRKLEHRA from the coding sequence ATGTCGGCCGGTCTGTCGCGGTTGGGCTGGCTGGATGCGTTGCGCGGCATCGCGGCACTGGTTGTGGTGTTCGACCACTCTTCGTACGCCTTCATGGCGGAGTTCCGGCGGGAGTTGATGCCGCAGTTCAACACCAGCCGGTACGGCATCATGGTGTTCTTCCTGGTGAGCGGCTACATCATCCCCGCGTCGCTGGAACGCCGGGGCTGTGTCCGGACGTTCTGGATCGGACGAGTATTCCGCATGTACCCACTGTGGGCGGTTGCCGTCACCGCGGTCCTCGCCCTCCACCTGATGGGAATCGCCGAGATTCGCACCGGCTTGGGCAGGCAGAGCCTTGCCGCCGTGACCGTCGCCCATGTCACCTTGCTCCAAGAGCTGCTGGGGACGCCCAGTCTCCTTCTTGTCCTGTGGACGCTCTCGTATGAGATGGCCTTCTACCTGCTGGTGGTTGCTCTCTTCACGGTCCGCCTTCATCGGCGGTCGGCAGCGGTCGCCGTCACCCTGGCCGTGCTCGCCGCCGTATGCGGGACGGCAGGGGTCGTGCTGCCGGTCTCCGCCCTCTCTGGCGCGGTGGGCACCGGCCCGCTGGTCGCGGTTGCCTCGATCACCATGGTGGTCGCCCTCTGCTGTGCGAGTGCCGTGTCACCCGCGCTTCGCGTGTTCGGGGGCGTGTTGGGCGGGGTGCTGGCGCTTGTCCTGGCCCCCTTCAACGGCACGGTCCCTCTGTGGGAGGGCCTGGTGATCCTTGCCGTGATGTTCCTCGGCACCGCCGCCTACCGGGCCGAGCACGGTCAGAGCACCTGGCGGTACGCTGCGTGCACAGCCGTCGTGGTGGTGGCCTGCGCGGTGGGGAGTGCGTACCGATACGGCGACGGGCCTCATTTCACACGGCGCGGCTGGATCGTGGCATTCCTGCTGGCAGTGCTCACCTTCGGTGCCGGACTGGCGTTGCGCCGCCGGCGGGTACCGCGCTGGCTGACCGGGCTGGGAACGATCAGTTACTCGGTCTATCTGGTGCATCCGGTGCTGTTGGCGGTGACCGACGGCACGATCGGCCGGTGGCGGCGGGACAATCTCATGCTCGAAGTGGCGTTCTTCGCCGTGCTGCTTCCCCTGTGCGTGCTGACTTACCGTTACATCGAAGCACCAAGCCAGACATGGGGCCGAAAGCTGGAACACCGCGCTTAG
- a CDS encoding GNAT family N-acetyltransferase yields the protein MIRLSLPITTERLTLRPFTPDDLEDLYAYQSLPEVARYLFRPPLTRDQCVQSLARRVAGTAWAEDGDDLVVAVCRTGGATVVGEVVLKLASARACQAEIGWIFNPAYGGRGYATEAASATASLAFAELGVHRLFARLDVLNSGSVRVCERLGMRREAHLVENDLDGERWGSEYVYATLAHEWKADRA from the coding sequence ATGATCAGGCTCTCGCTGCCCATCACCACTGAACGGCTCACACTGCGTCCGTTCACACCGGACGACCTCGAAGACCTGTATGCGTACCAGAGCCTCCCCGAGGTCGCCCGCTACCTCTTTCGGCCGCCGCTGACCCGTGACCAGTGCGTGCAGAGTCTGGCGCGGCGCGTGGCCGGCACGGCATGGGCCGAGGACGGTGATGATCTGGTGGTAGCCGTCTGCCGCACAGGCGGGGCAACGGTGGTTGGCGAGGTCGTCCTGAAACTGGCGAGCGCGCGGGCCTGCCAGGCTGAAATCGGCTGGATCTTCAACCCCGCGTACGGCGGCCGGGGTTACGCGACCGAGGCAGCATCCGCGACCGCCTCGCTGGCCTTTGCCGAGCTGGGCGTCCACCGGCTGTTCGCCCGACTCGATGTGCTCAATAGCGGGTCGGTGCGTGTGTGCGAACGCCTTGGCATGCGCCGGGAAGCGCACCTCGTCGAGAACGATCTCGACGGCGAGCGGTGGGGCAGCGAGTACGTCTATGCGACGCTCGCCCACGAGTGGAAGGCCGATCGGGCCTGA
- a CDS encoding GNAT family N-acetyltransferase — protein sequence MLGLRTLESDDWPLWRELRLAALTDAPYAFGSTLAEWQGSGDREERWRTRLSIPGARDLVALLDGLPVGMVSGVPGGEAENVELISLWVNPTARGQGVGDYLIQAVERWGAERGARTLRLSVMPDNRKAVALYERHGFTDTGESGNLLPAGVRRERVLAKSLATV from the coding sequence ATGCTCGGGCTGCGCACCTTGGAATCAGACGACTGGCCCCTTTGGCGGGAGTTGCGACTGGCAGCGCTTACTGACGCGCCCTATGCGTTCGGATCGACGCTGGCCGAGTGGCAAGGCTCCGGTGATCGAGAGGAACGCTGGCGTACCCGTCTGTCGATCCCTGGCGCGCGGGATCTCGTCGCGCTCCTCGACGGCCTTCCGGTGGGCATGGTCAGCGGAGTGCCGGGCGGGGAAGCAGAGAACGTGGAGTTGATCTCGTTGTGGGTCAACCCCACGGCTCGGGGCCAAGGCGTGGGTGACTACCTGATCCAGGCGGTCGAACGGTGGGGGGCGGAGCGCGGTGCCAGGACGCTGCGGTTGTCCGTGATGCCGGACAACCGCAAGGCGGTCGCGCTCTATGAGCGGCACGGTTTCACGGACACGGGTGAGTCCGGCAATCTTCTGCCCGCCGGCGTTCGCAGGGAGCGGGTCTTGGCGAAGAGCCTGGCCACCGTCTGA
- a CDS encoding TetR/AcrR family transcriptional regulator, translating into MARPRQFDEEEVVRAARDQFWSVGYNGTSIDDLSAVTGLGRGSLYGAFEDKHALFLRALDSYNSDALRAWRTALGGPGPALPMLERHVRNVADGIIGDVERRGCMMAKIAAELSAVDEGVAERIAAVVRGLHGALRGCITRAQAEGSLDADADPDSLASLLLAVLRGLEALGKAGATPEVVNGAAEQALALLPRVSPDEHAPGTRSSTGA; encoded by the coding sequence ATGGCTCGGCCTCGACAGTTTGACGAAGAAGAGGTTGTGCGGGCTGCCCGCGATCAGTTCTGGTCTGTGGGCTACAACGGCACCTCCATCGACGACCTGAGCGCTGTAACCGGCCTGGGTCGGGGAAGTCTGTATGGAGCCTTCGAGGACAAGCACGCGCTGTTCCTGCGGGCTCTGGACAGCTACAACAGCGACGCACTGAGAGCCTGGCGCACAGCTCTGGGCGGCCCCGGACCGGCCCTGCCCATGCTGGAGCGGCATGTACGCAATGTCGCGGACGGCATCATCGGGGACGTGGAACGCCGCGGCTGCATGATGGCCAAGATCGCGGCGGAACTGTCGGCCGTCGACGAGGGCGTGGCCGAGCGAATCGCCGCGGTTGTCCGCGGGCTGCACGGCGCGCTGCGGGGCTGCATCACGCGGGCCCAAGCGGAAGGCTCTCTGGATGCTGATGCGGACCCAGACAGCCTCGCCAGCCTCCTGCTTGCCGTGCTCCGGGGACTTGAGGCCCTGGGCAAGGCGGGAGCCACTCCCGAGGTCGTCAACGGGGCTGCTGAGCAGGCCTTGGCCCTCCTTCCCCGTGTTTCGCCGGACGAGCATGCGCCGGGTACCAGGTCCTCGACTGGTGCCTGA
- a CDS encoding zinc-binding dehydrogenase, which yields MNRRVVYTRGGSPANVLTVIEEPEPAPGSGQVLIRTTAFPVHPGDLQAVEAYPEEATKPVPAGVEATGVVEAIGPGTRVAPGVTVGGRVTVFPQPGAWSQWIVADADALVAVPDELSDEVAAQMLVNPLTTVMLRREAQEHPAFGYDGLLVQTAAGSSVGRLLTGASLVHNLALVNVVRSDRGAAELRKRFPDVPVVATEHPGWADEVREAAGGRPVSVALDPIGGKLAESLLDLLTPGGKLVSYGQIGEEPISVHASTLLHKSLTLRGKNIGRWLSEASADRRASDVATAKLIALTLKDQFDVAATYGLDELGNAVEHAVRPGKIGTVLVRPW from the coding sequence ATGAACCGTCGTGTCGTCTACACCCGTGGCGGGTCGCCGGCCAACGTCCTGACCGTCATCGAGGAGCCGGAGCCGGCGCCCGGGTCCGGTCAGGTCCTCATCCGCACCACCGCCTTCCCGGTGCACCCTGGTGATCTCCAGGCCGTAGAGGCCTACCCCGAGGAGGCGACAAAGCCGGTTCCCGCCGGGGTGGAGGCCACCGGCGTGGTGGAGGCGATCGGCCCGGGAACACGGGTGGCGCCGGGCGTCACGGTCGGCGGCCGCGTAACGGTCTTCCCGCAGCCGGGGGCCTGGTCCCAGTGGATCGTGGCGGATGCCGACGCGCTCGTCGCCGTACCGGACGAGCTGTCGGACGAGGTCGCCGCGCAGATGCTGGTGAACCCGCTCACCACGGTGATGCTGCGCCGTGAGGCGCAGGAGCACCCGGCCTTCGGATACGACGGTCTTCTCGTGCAGACCGCCGCGGGCTCGTCGGTCGGGCGGCTGCTGACGGGCGCGTCCCTGGTGCACAACCTGGCGCTCGTCAACGTCGTCCGCAGCGACCGCGGCGCCGCCGAACTGCGCAAGCGATTCCCCGACGTGCCGGTCGTGGCGACAGAGCATCCTGGCTGGGCGGACGAGGTCCGCGAAGCCGCCGGCGGCCGTCCGGTCAGTGTGGCCCTGGACCCGATCGGCGGGAAGCTGGCGGAGAGCCTTCTGGACCTGTTGACGCCGGGCGGGAAGCTGGTCAGCTACGGGCAGATCGGCGAGGAGCCGATCTCGGTGCATGCGTCGACGCTGCTGCACAAGTCGCTGACGCTACGGGGCAAGAACATCGGCCGGTGGCTGTCCGAGGCCTCCGCCGACAGACGGGCATCCGACGTCGCCACCGCGAAGCTGATCGCGCTCACGCTCAAGGACCAGTTCGACGTGGCCGCAACGTACGGCCTTGACGAGCTGGGCAACGCCGTGGAGCACGCGGTACGGCCCGGCAAGATCGGCACCGTCCTCGTCCGCCCCTGGTAG
- a CDS encoding NADPH-dependent F420 reductase — protein MSTHGTIGVLGAGEVGQAVADKAVRHGHEVLIGNSRGPRTLEALVGRLGPKARAVTAEEAVQPELVFLSVPFFAVPELTGLTTWAGKIVVDTTNQFAAANPWRGRYDVGDLTGSEWVARHLPGARLVKALNTLFATFIAADPRHAEGRQVAFYAGDDADAKTAVAGLLDEFGFAALDLGGLRDGGRLMQLDGALSAKHLLLQDVG, from the coding sequence ATGAGCACACACGGCACCATTGGCGTACTCGGCGCAGGAGAGGTGGGACAGGCGGTCGCCGACAAGGCCGTCCGCCACGGTCATGAGGTACTCATCGGCAACAGCCGGGGTCCCAGGACTCTCGAAGCCCTCGTGGGCAGGCTGGGGCCGAAGGCCCGTGCGGTAACGGCCGAGGAGGCGGTGCAGCCGGAGCTCGTCTTCCTCTCGGTGCCGTTCTTCGCCGTGCCGGAACTGACAGGCCTCACCACTTGGGCCGGGAAGATCGTCGTCGACACGACGAATCAGTTCGCGGCGGCCAACCCCTGGCGGGGACGGTACGACGTCGGTGACCTCACGGGCAGCGAGTGGGTTGCCCGCCACCTTCCCGGCGCCCGGCTCGTGAAGGCTCTCAACACCCTGTTCGCCACGTTCATCGCCGCGGACCCGCGGCATGCCGAGGGCCGACAGGTGGCCTTCTACGCGGGCGACGACGCCGACGCGAAGACGGCCGTGGCCGGCTTGCTGGACGAATTCGGATTCGCCGCCCTGGACCTTGGCGGTCTGCGGGACGGCGGGCGGCTGATGCAGCTGGACGGTGCGCTCAGTGCAAAGCACCTGCTGCTGCAGGACGTCGGCTGA
- a CDS encoding zinc-dependent alcohol dehydrogenase family protein gives MLAIHLTQFGEPEQSLKVVDVPEPPAPAAGQALIQVEYAPLDHHDLLLARGVYPVRPELPSVIGNEGAGTVLAVGPGVTRIRPGDTVLLPFGTFAWSEQVLAEAAKLTAVDRAISLEQAAMLTINPTTAGLLVESRDLPAGSWVVQNAANSGVGRSVIAFAKERGLRTINIVRREELVTELEALGADIVLIDSPDVAVRVRAAIGDDPVLLGLDGVSGKATSLLLDVLTDGALLLIYGYMSGEPFTPDRNVLRAKNITTTKFWMYQDEYLPRHPDIGAESARLVAAGKLTLPSAPVHQAKDFAEALAYLQKNGKVLLDFNPHRE, from the coding sequence ATGCTCGCCATTCACCTCACGCAGTTCGGCGAGCCGGAGCAGAGTCTGAAGGTCGTGGACGTTCCCGAGCCTCCGGCTCCTGCCGCCGGGCAGGCGCTGATCCAGGTTGAGTACGCCCCGCTCGACCACCACGACCTGCTCCTGGCGAGGGGCGTCTATCCGGTCCGCCCCGAACTGCCGAGTGTCATCGGCAACGAGGGAGCCGGCACGGTCCTGGCGGTCGGACCGGGCGTCACCCGCATCCGCCCCGGCGATACGGTCCTGCTTCCCTTCGGCACCTTCGCCTGGTCCGAACAGGTCCTGGCGGAGGCCGCGAAGCTGACCGCCGTGGACCGGGCCATCAGCCTCGAACAGGCGGCGATGCTCACCATCAACCCCACTACCGCAGGCCTGCTGGTGGAGTCGCGTGACCTTCCGGCCGGCTCTTGGGTGGTGCAGAACGCGGCGAACAGCGGGGTCGGTCGGTCCGTCATCGCCTTCGCCAAGGAGCGCGGGCTTCGCACGATCAATATCGTGCGCCGCGAGGAGCTCGTCACCGAACTCGAGGCACTCGGCGCCGACATCGTGCTGATCGACTCCCCAGACGTGGCCGTGCGCGTGCGTGCGGCCATCGGCGACGATCCCGTGCTGCTGGGGTTGGACGGCGTCAGTGGAAAGGCCACCTCGCTCCTGCTGGACGTGCTGACCGACGGCGCCCTGCTGCTCATCTACGGCTACATGAGCGGCGAGCCCTTCACGCCCGACCGTAACGTGCTGAGGGCGAAGAACATCACCACAACAAAGTTCTGGATGTACCAGGACGAGTACCTGCCCCGTCATCCGGACATCGGCGCGGAGTCGGCGCGGCTGGTCGCGGCGGGAAAGCTCACGTTGCCCTCCGCCCCCGTCCACCAGGCCAAGGACTTCGCCGAGGCCCTCGCGTACCTGCAGAAAAACGGCAAGGTCCTGCTGGACTTCAACCCGCACCGCGAGTAG
- a CDS encoding alpha/beta fold hydrolase, which produces MPVLNTAGEEDSQFPVHVVRKMTDAIEGSTLRLLQHTAHLAARTNPEGVNAEIDAFLAALPAAA; this is translated from the coding sequence ATGCCCGTCCTGAACACCGCCGGCGAGGAGGACAGCCAGTTCCCCGTGCACGTGGTGCGGAAGATGACCGACGCCATCGAGGGCAGTACCTTGCGGCTGCTCCAGCACACCGCCCACCTCGCCGCCCGCACGAACCCCGAAGGTGTCAACGCCGAGATCGACGCCTTCCTTGCCGCCCTGCCTGCCGCAGCCTGA
- a CDS encoding winged helix-turn-helix transcriptional regulator: protein MSDRRSHVTFQHGQEFLAAISERWNYQILREVFFGVGRFGEIKRALGISANILTARLNSLTELGLLTKRAYRSDKPWYEYELTDSARELVVPAIAAITRWAETHATGGDITHHPLMHTVCGNPTNPYLACSSCHQPVEASTLRPVSAEEGGDQGTGGRGAASAAPGDPGSGRR, encoded by the coding sequence GTGTCCGACCGCAGGAGTCACGTCACCTTCCAGCACGGGCAGGAGTTCCTGGCCGCGATCTCCGAGCGCTGGAACTACCAGATCCTGCGGGAGGTGTTCTTCGGTGTCGGCCGGTTCGGCGAAATCAAGCGAGCCCTGGGCATCTCGGCGAACATCCTCACTGCGCGGCTCAACAGCCTGACCGAGCTGGGCCTGCTCACCAAGCGCGCCTACCGCTCGGACAAGCCGTGGTACGAGTACGAGCTCACCGACAGCGCCCGCGAACTCGTCGTTCCCGCCATCGCGGCCATCACGCGTTGGGCCGAGACCCATGCGACCGGCGGTGACATCACACATCACCCACTGATGCACACAGTGTGCGGCAACCCGACCAATCCGTATCTCGCGTGCAGCAGCTGTCACCAGCCGGTGGAGGCCTCGACGCTGCGGCCGGTGTCCGCCGAGGAGGGCGGTGACCAGGGGACGGGCGGGAGGGGAGCGGCCTCCGCGGCGCCGGGCGACCCCGGTTCGGGACGCCGTTGA